The following proteins are encoded in a genomic region of Gimesia algae:
- the eno gene encoding phosphopyruvate hydratase: MTQIEYVHAREVYDSRGNPTVEVEICCAGSRCGRAIVPSGASTGKFEAIELRDQDAARFDGLGVTQAVENVRREIAAALIGQDASDQSGIDTILCELDGTENKSRLGANAILGASLATAYAAAESQGQKPVERFAEIWFDYIRSGFADETEQTQRTNLLARSMSLPLPMVNMISGGLHAGRNLDFQDFLILPVGATSYRQAFEWIVTIYRRLGQILNKTGHEGTLIGDEGGYGPKLSSNSEAVKYIVAAIETSGLNPGEDVAIGLDVASTHFYDVETDTYHLNATGDEALSADDVIDMLERWVDTYPIISIEDGLAEDDWSGWKKLTERLGHRVQLIGDDLFVTNRKRLQQGIDSQTANSVLIKLNQIGTLTETLETMKLAIDHGYWPIVSARSGETEDTTIADLVVATGAGQLKVGSVGRSERLAKYNQLLRLEESQSDRALYHGGEIFSSLRSK; the protein is encoded by the coding sequence ATGACACAAATTGAGTACGTCCATGCACGTGAAGTTTATGACAGTCGTGGTAATCCTACAGTGGAAGTCGAGATCTGTTGTGCTGGTTCCCGTTGCGGGCGTGCGATCGTTCCCAGCGGTGCCAGTACCGGAAAATTTGAAGCCATCGAGTTACGTGATCAGGATGCAGCGCGATTCGATGGTTTAGGTGTCACCCAGGCAGTGGAAAATGTCAGACGGGAAATCGCCGCTGCATTAATAGGCCAGGATGCTTCGGACCAGAGCGGCATCGATACGATTCTCTGTGAACTGGATGGGACCGAGAATAAGTCCCGTCTGGGAGCGAATGCAATTCTGGGGGCTTCACTGGCAACCGCTTATGCTGCTGCAGAGTCACAGGGGCAAAAACCGGTTGAGCGTTTTGCTGAAATCTGGTTTGACTATATCAGATCTGGCTTTGCTGACGAAACAGAGCAAACTCAGCGGACGAATCTTCTGGCCCGATCCATGTCTCTGCCTCTACCGATGGTCAATATGATTTCCGGTGGACTTCACGCCGGTCGCAACCTGGATTTTCAGGACTTTCTGATTCTGCCTGTCGGTGCCACTTCCTATCGGCAGGCCTTTGAATGGATTGTGACGATCTACCGCCGACTGGGGCAGATTCTCAATAAGACCGGGCATGAAGGAACTCTCATTGGTGACGAAGGCGGTTATGGGCCGAAATTAAGTTCTAACAGTGAAGCGGTCAAATACATCGTTGCAGCCATTGAAACTTCTGGGCTGAACCCTGGTGAAGATGTGGCGATTGGACTGGACGTGGCCAGTACACATTTCTACGACGTCGAGACTGACACTTATCATCTGAATGCGACGGGAGATGAAGCGTTATCGGCCGATGACGTAATTGATATGCTGGAACGCTGGGTCGATACATATCCCATCATCAGTATTGAAGACGGTTTGGCGGAAGACGACTGGTCTGGCTGGAAGAAACTGACCGAACGACTGGGGCATCGCGTCCAGTTAATTGGTGATGATCTGTTTGTAACGAACCGGAAGCGTCTGCAGCAGGGCATCGACAGCCAGACGGCAAACAGTGTGCTGATTAAGTTAAATCAGATTGGAACGCTGACAGAAACTCTGGAAACGATGAAATTGGCCATCGATCATGGTTACTGGCCAATCGTTTCTGCCAGAAGCGGAGAAACAGAAGATACAACCATTGCCGATCTGGTTGTCGCAACAGGTGCCGGTCAGTTAAAGGTCGGTTCGGTAGGACGCAGTGAACGACTGGCAAAGTATAATCAACTGCTGCGGCTGGAAGAATCACAATCCGACAGAGCTCTGTATCATGGCGGCGAGATCTTTTCCAGTTTGAGATCCAAATAA
- a CDS encoding phosphotransferase family protein: MQQLSPGEEASAEALAWGVSNIVIRIDRQAGDDFVIKQSRKQLRTQTEWFSQLERIWRELEVMQELQNLLPAGVVPRVLFEDRDNYLFAMEAIDKDHKVWKAELLDGIFDLSVASRLGNYLGAIHRLSFESQQFQERWSDWTIFDQLRIDPFYRFIVKTHPEIKDWVDDLIAEMEGNQICLVLADFSPKNILISGDQIYLVDFETAHYGDPAFDLGFFLSHLMLKAIYFRERGAHCIRLVECFWEQYLAEIQSLSDSGDKGTDKMGQQELERRTIRHLAACMLARVDGKSTVDYLCEPGLQDQVRSFALSLILDPPSTIHQSTLRLSEMQNS; the protein is encoded by the coding sequence ATGCAGCAATTATCCCCTGGAGAAGAGGCTTCAGCGGAAGCACTTGCGTGGGGAGTTTCGAATATAGTCATCCGTATAGATCGCCAGGCTGGCGATGATTTTGTCATCAAGCAGTCACGGAAACAACTGCGAACTCAAACAGAGTGGTTCAGTCAGCTTGAACGGATCTGGCGCGAGCTGGAAGTCATGCAGGAGTTGCAGAATCTGCTGCCGGCAGGAGTTGTTCCGCGCGTCCTGTTTGAGGATCGCGATAATTATCTGTTTGCCATGGAAGCAATCGATAAAGACCACAAAGTCTGGAAAGCAGAATTACTGGATGGAATATTTGACCTCTCGGTTGCTTCACGACTGGGAAATTACCTGGGTGCCATTCACAGGTTGAGTTTTGAGAGCCAGCAGTTTCAAGAACGATGGAGCGACTGGACAATCTTTGACCAGCTTCGCATTGACCCATTTTATCGGTTTATTGTCAAAACTCATCCGGAAATAAAGGACTGGGTGGATGATCTGATTGCCGAAATGGAGGGCAATCAGATCTGTCTTGTTCTGGCCGATTTTAGTCCCAAAAATATTCTGATTTCTGGCGATCAGATTTATCTCGTCGATTTTGAGACGGCCCATTATGGTGATCCGGCATTCGATCTGGGGTTCTTTTTGAGTCATCTGATGTTGAAAGCGATCTACTTCCGCGAGCGCGGCGCTCATTGTATTCGACTGGTGGAATGTTTCTGGGAACAGTATCTGGCCGAAATTCAATCCTTGTCTGATTCAGGAGATAAAGGAACTGATAAGATGGGGCAGCAGGAACTGGAGCGTCGTACGATCCGCCATCTGGCAGCTTGCATGTTGGCCCGCGTTGATGGTAAGAGTACGGTCGATTATCTTTGCGAACCAGGTCTGCAGGATCAGGTTCGCTCGTTTGCGCTCTCGTTGATCCTGGATCCACCGTCTACGATTCATCAATCGACATTAAGATTAAGTGAGATGCAGAATTCCTGA